In one Lolium rigidum isolate FL_2022 chromosome 3, APGP_CSIRO_Lrig_0.1, whole genome shotgun sequence genomic region, the following are encoded:
- the LOC124697832 gene encoding uncharacterized protein LOC124697832, with translation MAASTVLVLALAVLLLPASSSAARAPPGSSPLVATCKEGPFQAHCVKELGPRLLDIQTALASVSPRGALIAGVPGTVDFSSLVAVAMEAATEAGAVATTIFDGKLPGFNASVPDFKKCLDNCTVTMKSAMKKLHGATAAMKVHAHQVATMLANKAIVDVGSCTMSCHNLTGDMRLILEASLVEFQKMLRIAVTFISKLAAKTPPGPPPMRGIPPARRP, from the coding sequence ATGGCGGCGTCTACGGTGCTGGTGCTCGCCctggccgtcctcctcctcccggcatCGTCGTCCGCTGCGCGCGCACCACCGGGCTCGAGCCCGCTGGTGGCCACGTGCAAGGAGGGCCCCTTCCAGGCGCACTGCGTCAAGGAGctgggcccgcgcctcctcgacATCCAGACGGCGCTCGCTTCCGTGTCCCCACGAGGCGCGCTCATCGCCGGCGTGCCCGGGACGGTGGACTTCTCCTCCCTGGTCGCCGTGGCCATGGAGGCAGCGACCGAGGCCGGGGCCGTAGCCACCACCATCTTCGACGGCAAGCTCCCCGGGTTCAACGCCTCCGTGCCCGACTTCAAGAAGTGCCTCGACAACTGCACCGTCACCATGAAGTCCGCCATGAAGAAGCTCCacggcgccaccgccgccatgaagGTCCACGCCCACCAGGTCGCCACGATGCTGGCGAACAAGGCCATCGTCGACGTCGGGTCCTGCACGATGAGCTGCCACAACCTCACCGGTGACATGAGGCTCATCCTCGAGGCCAGCCTCGTCGAGTTCCAGAAGATGCTCAGGATCGCCGTCACCTTCATCAGCAAGCTCGCGGCCAAGACCCCGCCCGGTCCTCCTCCAATGCGCGGCATTCCCCCGGCGCGCCGACCCTGA